A single genomic interval of Nitratidesulfovibrio sp. SRB-5 harbors:
- the rbr gene encoding rubrerythrin, translating to MKALKGTKTERNILTAFAGESQARNRYDYFGARAKKDGFVQIADIFAETASQEKEHAKRLFKFLEGGEVEIVAAFPAGIIGDTHANLINSAAGENHEYTEMYPSFARIAREEGFDEIAKVFMSIAVAEEFHERRFLGFAKNVKEARVFVRESSVVWRCRNCGFLHEGNEAPHLCPACAHPQAHFELLGINW from the coding sequence ATGAAAGCCCTGAAAGGCACCAAGACCGAACGCAACATCCTGACCGCCTTTGCCGGCGAATCGCAGGCCCGCAATCGCTACGACTATTTCGGCGCCCGCGCCAAAAAGGACGGCTTCGTCCAGATTGCCGACATCTTTGCCGAAACCGCCAGCCAGGAAAAGGAACACGCCAAGCGCCTGTTCAAGTTCCTTGAAGGCGGCGAAGTGGAGATCGTGGCTGCCTTCCCGGCGGGCATCATCGGCGATACCCACGCCAACCTCATCAACTCGGCGGCGGGCGAAAACCACGAGTACACCGAAATGTACCCCTCTTTCGCGCGCATTGCCCGCGAGGAAGGCTTTGACGAGATCGCCAAGGTGTTCATGAGCATCGCCGTGGCCGAAGAATTCCATGAGCGCCGCTTCCTGGGCTTTGCCAAGAACGTCAAGGAAGCCCGCGTGTTCGTTCGCGAATCGTCCGTGGTGTGGCGCTGTCGCAACTGCGGATTCCTGCACGAGGGCAACGAAGCCCCGCACCTGTGCCCCGCCTGTGCCCACCCGCAGGCCCACTTCGAACTGCTGGGCATCAACTGGTAG
- a CDS encoding rubredoxin: MADPRDMWRCQTVNCGYVYDPDRGDRKGKVPPGVRFEDLPDTWRCPVCGGTKRCFRPMAGPGSTAQPDCELPTDR; the protein is encoded by the coding sequence ATGGCCGATCCCAGGGACATGTGGCGTTGCCAGACCGTCAACTGCGGCTATGTCTACGACCCCGACCGGGGCGACCGGAAGGGCAAGGTGCCGCCGGGCGTCCGCTTTGAAGATTTGCCCGACACCTGGCGCTGCCCGGTGTGCGGCGGCACCAAGCGATGCTTCCGGCCCATGGCCGGGCCCGGGTCCACCGCGCAGCCCGACTGCGAACTGCCCACGGACAGGTGA
- a CDS encoding tetratricopeptide repeat protein, with translation MSNDLTKARQLLTQVRSLLRQGKVMPAAQSFHEALVLVLKNPLMKAEREEFERMLADACAYLDNDPELRKVFPLRIDYKPGSERQVLDTVRELVKAVNEAAVNEAQEHIKAMEARKQSELERGQKLLDGKDYDAANDVFRQLVVEFSDDPALKGDIGERFLKAGRYEEAFDYLAQALDQSPESVHLYNRIGMALRKMGKFDVAEKYYFKAAQYTGRDPNLFFNIGRLYVDWRKWDKVAKAASAALQLKPDFDEARKMLEFATRQMGK, from the coding sequence ATGTCCAACGACCTCACCAAGGCACGACAACTGCTTACCCAGGTGCGCTCCCTGCTGCGCCAGGGCAAGGTGATGCCTGCCGCCCAGTCCTTTCACGAGGCGCTGGTGCTGGTGCTGAAAAACCCGCTGATGAAGGCCGAGCGCGAAGAATTCGAGCGCATGCTGGCCGACGCCTGCGCCTACCTCGACAACGACCCGGAACTGCGCAAGGTCTTTCCGCTCAGGATCGACTACAAGCCCGGTTCGGAACGCCAGGTGCTGGACACCGTGCGCGAACTGGTCAAGGCGGTGAACGAAGCCGCCGTGAACGAGGCGCAGGAACACATCAAGGCCATGGAGGCCCGCAAGCAGTCCGAACTGGAACGCGGCCAGAAGCTGCTGGACGGCAAGGACTACGACGCCGCCAACGACGTGTTCCGGCAACTGGTGGTGGAGTTCAGCGACGATCCGGCGCTGAAGGGAGACATCGGCGAACGGTTCCTGAAGGCGGGCCGGTACGAGGAAGCCTTCGACTATCTGGCCCAGGCCCTGGACCAGAGCCCGGAATCCGTCCACCTGTACAACCGCATCGGCATGGCCCTGCGCAAGATGGGCAAGTTCGACGTGGCGGAAAAGTACTATTTCAAGGCCGCCCAGTACACCGGACGCGACCCCAACCTGTTCTTCAACATCGGCCGCCTGTACGTGGACTGGCGCAAGTGGGACAAGGTGGCCAAGGCCGCCTCGGCAGCGCTGCAACTGAAGCCCGACTTCGACGAGGCGCGCAAGATGCTGGAATTCGCCACCCGCCAGATGGGCAAATAG
- the carA gene encoding glutamine-hydrolyzing carbamoyl-phosphate synthase small subunit, with translation MRAFLALEDGFVLEGRSFTGRGESGGEVIFNTGMTGYQEVLTDPSYAGQMVCMTYPLIGNYGVTAEDMESGKVHVEAFIVKECCRTPSNWRAKMSLPDYLAQHGVMGIEGIDTRALTRHLRINGAMRGIISTETDDRDELVRRARALPTMEGQNLVTRVAPATPYRWDGTRPQPVQLAADGAYAWPGPGPRLVVYDYGIKWNILRLLTDQGFDLLVVPPSFTAMQVAASGAEAVFLSNGPGDPATLTDEVREIRVMTERMPVAGICLGHQLLGHALGGTTHKLKFGHHGCNHPVKDLVTGHIEISSQNHGFCVDIESVPDVEITHVNLNDGTLEGFAHKTRPILAVQHHPEASPGPTDSRYFFARFRGMVREAVGR, from the coding sequence ATGAGAGCTTTCCTGGCCCTGGAAGACGGCTTCGTACTTGAGGGGCGCTCGTTCACCGGTCGCGGCGAATCGGGCGGCGAGGTCATCTTCAATACCGGGATGACGGGCTACCAGGAGGTCCTGACGGACCCCTCGTACGCCGGGCAGATGGTCTGCATGACCTACCCTCTCATCGGCAACTACGGCGTGACGGCCGAGGACATGGAATCCGGCAAGGTCCATGTGGAGGCCTTCATCGTCAAGGAATGTTGCAGGACGCCCTCCAACTGGCGGGCCAAAATGTCGCTGCCCGACTATCTGGCGCAGCACGGGGTGATGGGCATAGAGGGCATCGACACCCGCGCCCTTACCCGGCACCTGCGCATCAACGGCGCCATGCGCGGCATCATCTCCACCGAGACGGACGACCGCGACGAACTGGTGCGCCGCGCCCGCGCCCTGCCCACCATGGAAGGCCAGAACCTGGTCACCAGGGTGGCCCCCGCCACGCCCTACCGCTGGGACGGCACCCGCCCCCAGCCGGTGCAACTGGCCGCAGACGGCGCCTACGCCTGGCCCGGCCCCGGTCCGCGCCTGGTGGTGTACGACTACGGCATCAAGTGGAACATCCTGCGCCTGCTCACCGACCAGGGCTTCGACCTGCTGGTGGTGCCGCCGTCGTTCACGGCCATGCAGGTGGCGGCCAGCGGCGCCGAAGCGGTGTTCCTGTCCAACGGCCCCGGCGACCCGGCCACCCTTACCGACGAAGTGCGCGAAATCCGCGTGATGACCGAACGCATGCCGGTGGCGGGCATCTGCCTTGGCCACCAGTTGCTGGGACACGCCCTTGGTGGCACCACCCACAAGCTGAAGTTCGGCCACCACGGGTGCAACCACCCGGTCAAGGACCTGGTGACCGGGCACATCGAAATCTCTTCGCAAAATCACGGGTTCTGCGTGGACATAGAGAGCGTGCCCGACGTAGAAATAACCCATGTGAACCTGAACGACGGCACGCTGGAAGGGTTTGCCCACAAGACCAGGCCCATCCTGGCCGTGCAGCACCACCCGGAAGCAAGCCCCGGCCCCACCGACAGCCGCTACTTCTTCGCCCGGTTCAGGGGCATGGTGCGGGAGGCCGTGGGCCGCTAG
- the kdsB gene encoding 3-deoxy-manno-octulosonate cytidylyltransferase, producing MTAFPTCYGIIPARYASSRFPGKPLADIAGMPMFWHVYQRAARCPELCKVVLATDDERIAQAAHRLDVPFVMTRPDHESGTDRVYEAACLLGRDLESSGKAGLPDDAVVVNIQGDEPALDPRMLSQLVAPFTAAKDGARVRVATLAMAIDAAEAASPDRVKVVTAANGDALYFSRAAIPFARDGGAQAGDAAAGPAYLGHVGLYAFRLEALRAFTQLAPSSLERREKLEQLRLLENGIPIRVVPTTYRTHGVDRPEDIGIIINLLGENEG from the coding sequence ATGACGGCATTTCCCACCTGCTACGGCATCATTCCCGCACGCTACGCCTCGTCCCGTTTTCCCGGCAAGCCGCTGGCCGACATCGCGGGCATGCCCATGTTCTGGCATGTGTACCAGCGCGCGGCCCGTTGCCCGGAACTGTGCAAGGTGGTGCTGGCCACGGACGACGAACGCATCGCGCAGGCCGCGCACCGGCTGGATGTGCCTTTCGTCATGACCCGGCCCGACCATGAAAGCGGCACCGACCGGGTGTACGAGGCGGCCTGCCTGCTGGGCCGTGATCTGGAATCGTCCGGCAAGGCGGGGCTGCCCGACGACGCGGTGGTGGTGAACATCCAGGGCGACGAGCCCGCGCTGGACCCGCGCATGCTCAGCCAGCTGGTGGCCCCGTTCACCGCGGCAAAGGACGGCGCGCGGGTGCGCGTCGCCACCCTGGCCATGGCCATCGACGCGGCGGAAGCCGCCAGCCCCGACCGGGTCAAGGTGGTCACGGCGGCCAACGGCGACGCACTGTACTTTTCGCGCGCGGCCATTCCCTTCGCACGGGACGGCGGCGCGCAGGCGGGCGATGCGGCAGCCGGCCCGGCCTACCTCGGCCATGTCGGGCTGTACGCCTTCCGGCTGGAGGCGTTGCGCGCCTTCACGCAACTGGCGCCCTCTTCCCTTGAGCGGCGCGAGAAACTGGAGCAGCTGCGGCTGCTCGAAAACGGCATTCCCATCCGGGTCGTGCCCACCACCTACCGTACCCACGGGGTGGACCGGCCCGAAGACATCGGCATCATCATCAACCTGCTTGGGGAGAACGAAGGATGA